Proteins found in one Seonamhaeicola sp. S2-3 genomic segment:
- a CDS encoding class II aldolase/adducin family protein: MSKNIKFIHPRNQITEVISRIYKRGMTTTSGGNISIIDDNGDIWVTPSAVDKGSLRASDIVCVKKDGTIIGKHKPSSEFPFHKAIYETRPDIKSVIHAHPPALVSFSIVRKIPNTNIISQAKHICGPIGYAKYRLPGSDDLGTVIADEFKKGYKAIIMENHGTVLGGSDLTDAYERFEALEFCARTILYGSQIGTPNYLTDKQIEEFENQATGVLPEMDNTEYSSDEVEKRLEICKIVQRSCEQGLMISSYGTVSMRWQDDNFLITPTGVNRWDISLEDIVQIKDGKREAGKTPSRATWIHQEIYKRNPNVNSIIMTQSPYLMAFGVTGEYLNVRTIPESWIFLQDIKAIKYGSHFRKNINPDIVDNCATALIIENDSVIITGDKLLQTFDYLEVAEFSAKSIVLGNSLGEMVPINDDQVEDLRKKFLS, translated from the coding sequence ATGTCAAAAAATATTAAATTTATTCATCCAAGAAATCAAATTACAGAGGTAATTAGCAGAATTTATAAAAGAGGTATGACTACTACCTCTGGAGGTAATATTTCAATTATTGATGATAATGGAGATATATGGGTAACACCATCAGCCGTTGATAAAGGATCTTTAAGGGCTTCTGATATTGTGTGTGTTAAAAAAGATGGTACTATAATAGGTAAACACAAACCTTCTTCAGAGTTTCCTTTTCATAAAGCAATTTATGAAACAAGACCAGACATAAAATCAGTAATTCATGCGCACCCACCTGCATTGGTGTCTTTTAGTATTGTGCGTAAAATACCCAATACAAACATTATATCTCAAGCCAAACATATTTGTGGTCCTATAGGTTATGCTAAATACAGATTGCCAGGTAGTGACGATTTAGGAACTGTTATTGCAGATGAATTTAAAAAAGGTTACAAAGCCATTATAATGGAAAATCATGGAACCGTATTAGGAGGTAGTGATTTAACTGACGCTTATGAACGGTTTGAAGCTTTAGAGTTTTGTGCTCGTACTATTTTATACGGTTCACAAATAGGAACTCCCAATTATTTAACTGATAAACAAATTGAAGAGTTTGAAAATCAGGCAACAGGTGTGCTTCCTGAAATGGATAATACTGAGTATTCATCAGATGAAGTAGAAAAACGATTAGAAATTTGTAAAATTGTACAGCGCTCTTGTGAACAAGGGTTAATGATTAGTTCTTATGGTACCGTATCAATGAGATGGCAAGATGATAACTTTTTAATTACCCCAACAGGGGTTAACCGTTGGGACATAAGTCTGGAGGATATTGTTCAAATAAAAGATGGTAAAAGAGAAGCAGGGAAAACACCAAGTAGAGCAACTTGGATACATCAAGAAATATACAAAAGAAATCCTAATGTAAACTCTATAATCATGACCCAGTCTCCATATTTGATGGCTTTTGGTGTAACAGGAGAATACCTTAATGTAAGAACCATTCCTGAGAGTTGGATATTTTTACAAGACATTAAAGCTATTAAATATGGTTCTCATTTTAGAAAAAATATTAATCCAGATATAGTTGATAACTGTGCTACAGCTTTAATTATAGAAAATGATTCTGTAATTATAACAGGAGACAAATTATTACAAACATTTGATTATTTAGAAGTAGCAGAATTTAGTGCAAAATCAATAGTTTTAGGGAATTCTTTAGGTGAAATGGTACCCATAAATGATGATCAAGTAGAAGATTTAAGAAAGAAATTTTTGTCATAA
- the aldA gene encoding aldehyde dehydrogenase, translating to MKHYKQYINGQFIESKATSVIEILNPCTEEVISTISSGTVEDANNALEAAQAAQPAWEALPAIQRAAFLHKMADVIRENRVFLAETLSREQAKVIGLAQVEIDVTADYFDYNAGWARRIEGEIIQSDREKEHIYLHKVPIGVAVGICPWNFPFFVMARKVAASLITGNTCVIKPSSEAPNTIMEFAELIQKIDLPAGVLNFVCGSGRTVGNALSKNPITGIISLTGSVSAGQQVISAAAENITKVSLELGGKAPAIVCADANLELALNSIVASKVIFSGQVCNCAERVYVEDSIYDEFVDKLTKKMSEVTIEDALTGVNADMSSLVSKSQLDKITEMVEFAKKEGAEVLVGGGRPDKFDKGYFYQPTVLTNCKQDSQIIQEEVFGPVLPVMKFNTLDEAIALSNDTEFGLTSSIFSENFNNIMKATNGLHFGETYVNREHFEAIQGFHAGWKKSGVGGADGKYGMEEYLHTKVVYAKYY from the coding sequence ATGAAACATTACAAGCAATATATTAATGGTCAATTTATAGAATCAAAAGCGACGTCTGTAATTGAAATATTAAATCCATGTACAGAAGAAGTTATAAGTACCATATCTAGTGGTACTGTAGAAGATGCAAATAATGCTTTAGAAGCTGCTCAAGCAGCGCAACCAGCTTGGGAAGCTTTACCAGCAATACAAAGAGCTGCATTTTTACATAAAATGGCAGATGTTATTAGAGAAAACCGTGTTTTTCTAGCCGAAACTTTGTCAAGAGAACAGGCAAAAGTTATTGGTTTGGCTCAAGTTGAAATTGATGTTACTGCAGATTATTTTGATTATAATGCAGGTTGGGCGAGAAGAATAGAAGGTGAAATAATACAAAGTGATAGAGAAAAAGAACATATTTATTTACATAAAGTACCAATAGGTGTAGCTGTTGGGATTTGCCCGTGGAATTTTCCATTTTTTGTAATGGCTCGTAAAGTAGCCGCCTCTTTAATTACAGGAAATACTTGTGTAATTAAACCTAGTTCTGAAGCTCCAAACACTATAATGGAATTTGCAGAATTAATTCAAAAAATTGATTTACCTGCTGGTGTTTTAAACTTTGTTTGTGGATCTGGTAGAACTGTTGGTAATGCACTGTCAAAAAATCCTATTACTGGTATTATTAGCTTAACAGGAAGTGTGTCTGCAGGACAACAAGTTATCAGTGCTGCTGCAGAGAATATTACAAAAGTTTCTTTAGAGCTAGGAGGAAAAGCTCCAGCCATTGTCTGTGCAGATGCTAATTTAGAGTTAGCTTTAAATTCTATTGTAGCCTCTAAGGTTATTTTTAGCGGGCAGGTTTGTAACTGTGCAGAAAGAGTATATGTTGAAGATAGTATTTATGACGAGTTTGTTGATAAATTAACAAAAAAAATGAGCGAGGTTACTATTGAAGATGCATTAACAGGTGTAAATGCAGACATGAGTAGCCTAGTATCTAAATCACAATTAGATAAAATAACCGAAATGGTTGAGTTTGCTAAAAAAGAAGGTGCCGAAGTTTTGGTTGGAGGCGGGCGTCCCGATAAGTTTGATAAGGGGTATTTTTATCAACCAACAGTATTAACTAATTGTAAACAAGATAGTCAAATAATTCAAGAAGAAGTATTTGGACCAGTATTGCCAGTAATGAAGTTTAATACGCTTGATGAGGCTATTGCTTTATCTAATGATACTGAATTTGGCTTAACTTCTTCCATTTTCTCAGAAAATTTTAACAATATAATGAAAGCAACCAACGGTTTACATTTTGGTGAAACTTATGTAAACAGAGAACATTTTGAAGCTATTCAAGGGTTTCATGCTGGTTGGAAAAAATCTGGAGTAGGTGGTGCCGATGGGAAATATGGTATGGAAGAATATCTACATACTAAAGTAGTATATGCAAAATACTATTAA